The following are encoded together in the bacterium genome:
- a CDS encoding trypsin-like peptidase domain-containing protein: MSAFRVFLIALLMFVAGSLAGLSGYHIAKPIISPADLDKPVVSYGIPMAVPVAAGTTIETATPRNFVTEVYQKIGPSVVNINTVQYTRDFFFNVVPQEGIGSGVLINKDGYIITNNHVIEGASEISVVVPGFKPFTGKVVGADPGTDLALIKIDPPADKKLTVAVLGDSNSIQVGEWVVAIGNPMGLDQTVTVGVISAMGRQTMSRAGIPIRNLIQTDAAINPGNSGGPLINTRGEVIGINTAIISQSGGSEGIGLAIPINTAKEILQQLIEKGRVERPWLGIQTRDITPQFALRNGLPTDRGLLVLTVYQDSPAQAAGFKSIPHRPQGPFDIFIIVEANDVTIDKSSKLLQMVRELKVGDTIRLKFYRNKELIEKEVPLTALPEGAPLMDII, from the coding sequence ATGAGCGCATTCAGGGTGTTTCTGATCGCTTTATTGATGTTCGTCGCGGGCAGCCTGGCCGGGCTTTCCGGCTACCACATCGCGAAGCCGATCATCAGCCCTGCCGATTTGGACAAGCCGGTCGTCAGCTACGGCATCCCGATGGCCGTCCCCGTCGCGGCCGGAACGACGATTGAGACGGCCACCCCGCGCAACTTCGTCACCGAGGTCTACCAGAAGATCGGCCCGTCCGTAGTCAACATCAACACCGTCCAGTACACGCGCGACTTCTTTTTCAACGTGGTGCCGCAGGAAGGCATCGGAAGCGGCGTCCTTATCAACAAGGACGGCTACATAATCACGAACAACCACGTCATCGAAGGCGCCTCCGAGATTTCGGTGGTCGTGCCGGGATTCAAGCCTTTTACGGGCAAGGTCGTGGGAGCCGATCCCGGAACAGACCTCGCGCTTATCAAAATCGATCCCCCCGCCGACAAGAAGCTGACGGTCGCCGTCCTGGGCGATTCCAACAGCATCCAGGTGGGTGAATGGGTGGTCGCGATCGGCAACCCGATGGGTCTCGACCAGACGGTGACGGTGGGGGTGATATCCGCGATGGGCCGCCAGACTATGAGCCGGGCCGGAATCCCGATACGCAATCTCATCCAAACCGACGCGGCCATAAATCCCGGCAACTCGGGCGGGCCGCTGATCAACACGCGCGGCGAAGTTATCGGCATCAACACCGCGATAATCTCGCAGAGCGGGGGAAGCGAGGGAATCGGCCTTGCGATCCCGATCAATACGGCTAAGGAAATCCTGCAGCAGCTCATCGAAAAGGGGCGCGTCGAGCGCCCGTGGCTGGGCATCCAGACGCGCGACATAACCCCGCAGTTCGCGCTGCGCAACGGGCTGCCGACCGACCGGGGGCTTCTCGTTCTTACCGTTTACCAGGATTCTCCCGCGCAGGCGGCGGGATTCAAGTCCATCCCGCACAGGCCGCAGGGGCCGTTCGATATTTTCATCATCGTCGAGGCGAACGACGTGACCATCGACAAATCGTCGAAGCTGCTTCAAATGGTCAGGGAACTTAAAGTCGGCGACACCATCCGGCTGAAGTTTTACCGGAACAAAGAGCTTATCGAGAAAGAGGTGCCGCTTACAGCACTTCCCGAGGGCGCGCCGTTAATGGACATAATCTGA
- a CDS encoding sigma-70 family RNA polymerase sigma factor yields MQSMQRGEPFHCLTDEELMARVADRDLACFNVIFNRYYKQIFNFIKKNVHDFREAEDITQEVFLRIYKSAGRFDTARKFSSWIYKIAFNEIKRHYSKVSGKRTSSINEPLDESSGGAERGDLLEFSGPNPEMSAEIAKNTQQIKKLIETLPEKQRTVVILKVYQELTFEEIAQILDCPLSTVLSRMRYAVKKLHNMLNGGGGDG; encoded by the coding sequence ATGCAGAGCATGCAGCGCGGCGAGCCTTTCCACTGTCTCACCGATGAGGAGCTGATGGCCCGCGTCGCGGATCGCGACCTTGCATGCTTCAACGTCATATTCAACCGCTACTACAAGCAGATATTCAATTTCATCAAGAAGAACGTCCACGACTTCAGGGAGGCCGAAGACATAACCCAAGAGGTTTTCCTCCGGATTTACAAGAGCGCCGGGCGCTTCGACACCGCCCGCAAGTTTTCGAGCTGGATTTACAAGATCGCGTTCAACGAGATTAAGCGCCACTACAGCAAGGTTTCGGGCAAGCGGACAAGCTCGATAAACGAGCCGCTTGACGAGTCGTCCGGCGGCGCGGAGCGGGGCGATTTGCTGGAGTTTTCCGGGCCGAATCCCGAAATGTCGGCGGAAATCGCCAAGAACACACAGCAGATTAAAAAACTTATCGAAACTTTGCCGGAAAAGCAAAGAACGGTGGTAATACTTAAGGTGTACCAGGAGTTGACCTTCGAGGAAATCGCCCAGATTCTGGACTGCCCGCTGTCCACCGTCCTGTCGCGGATGCGCTACGCGGTCAAGAAGCTGCACAACATGCTGAACGGCGGTGGCGGCGATGGCTAG
- a CDS encoding 4Fe-4S binding protein, translated as MAYVITDACKNAGDCIDECPTGAIEPGDPISVIDPDICTDCGQCAEVCPNGAPVPAED; from the coding sequence ATGGCTTACGTGATAACCGATGCTTGCAAGAACGCCGGCGATTGCATCGACGAGTGTCCCACGGGCGCGATCGAGCCCGGCGACCCGATAAGCGTTATCGATCCGGATATCTGCACCGACTGCGGCCAGTGCGCCGAGGTTTGCCCCAACGGGGCGCCGGTTCCCGCGGAAGACTAG
- a CDS encoding cob(I)yrinic acid a,c-diamide adenosyltransferase, which yields MESRTLDERGCVHVYYGDSKGKTTAAIGLTIRAVGFGRRVAFIQFDKGFDKVEHYNERKVLRSLERVTLIPTGRERMMPDGSFRFENTEEDRAEARKGVGYVTNAIRDGRYFLVVADEILSALMTGLIPESEVMHVLDVHAEKPLCELVLTGRVITDAIAERADLITEFKSIKHYFNKGRRAKEGIEY from the coding sequence ATGGAATCTCGGACGCTTGACGAGCGCGGCTGCGTTCATGTTTATTACGGCGATTCGAAGGGCAAAACCACCGCTGCAATCGGGCTGACGATACGCGCGGTGGGGTTCGGACGCCGGGTCGCCTTCATCCAGTTCGACAAGGGGTTCGACAAGGTCGAGCACTACAACGAGCGCAAGGTGCTGCGCTCGCTGGAGCGCGTCACGCTGATCCCGACCGGCAGGGAGCGGATGATGCCCGACGGCAGCTTCCGGTTCGAGAACACCGAGGAAGACCGCGCCGAGGCGCGCAAAGGCGTCGGCTACGTGACGAACGCGATACGCGACGGGCGGTATTTTCTGGTCGTCGCGGACGAGATTCTTTCCGCGCTGATGACGGGGCTGATTCCGGAATCGGAAGTTATGCACGTTTTGGACGTGCACGCGGAAAAGCCGCTGTGCGAGCTGGTGCTGACCGGACGGGTGATTACCGACGCAATCGCCGAGCGCGCGGATTTGATAACCGAGTTCAAGTCCATCAAGCATTACTTCAACAAGGGCAGGCGCGCGAAAGAGGGGATTGAGTATTAG
- the elbB gene encoding isoprenoid biosynthesis glyoxalase ElbB, with protein MLKICVVLSGCGVFDGSEIHEATAALLAFDRLGAEAFCAAPDIDQYHTIDHVTGQETVDVRGVLAESARIARGKIRPLSEIHAKDIDALFFPGGFGAAKNLSSYANAGTMCSIDPQVERIITEMHAARKPIGAVCIAPVVLAKAFEGTGVSPKMTIGTDSKTAGDIAGMGARHENRTVLEVCTDEENLIVTGPAYMLAKRISEVFDGVANVCAEVVRLAQQQKERHATG; from the coding sequence ATGCTCAAGATATGCGTTGTGCTTTCGGGATGCGGGGTTTTCGACGGGAGCGAGATACACGAAGCGACGGCCGCGCTTCTTGCGTTCGACAGGCTGGGCGCGGAGGCCTTCTGCGCCGCGCCGGACATAGACCAGTACCACACAATAGATCACGTCACCGGCCAGGAGACCGTGGACGTGCGCGGCGTGCTTGCCGAAAGCGCGCGCATCGCCCGCGGCAAAATACGCCCGCTGTCCGAAATCCACGCGAAGGACATCGACGCGCTGTTCTTTCCCGGCGGATTCGGCGCGGCCAAGAACCTTTCGTCGTACGCGAACGCGGGAACGATGTGCTCGATAGATCCGCAGGTGGAGCGGATAATTACCGAAATGCACGCGGCGCGGAAGCCGATAGGCGCGGTCTGCATCGCGCCCGTCGTTCTGGCGAAGGCGTTCGAAGGAACGGGGGTGTCGCCGAAGATGACGATAGGCACCGATTCGAAGACGGCCGGCGACATCGCCGGGATGGGCGCGCGCCACGAAAACCGCACGGTGCTGGAAGTGTGCACCGACGAGGAGAATTTGATCGTCACCGGCCCGGCTTACATGCTTGCGAAGAGGATAAGCGAAGTTTTCGACGGTGTCGCCAACGTTTGCGCCGAGGTCGTGCGCCTCGCGCAGCAGCAGAAGGAACGGCACGCGACGGGATGA
- a CDS encoding inositol monophosphatase, translated as MATVAEILHEALDAGGRVLRRYGNGGAAKDVRHKDEINLVTAADLESEREIVAIIRRAFPDHAILTEESGEVTGDTAGEGPVWVIDPLDGTTNFAHGFPIYCVSIGYLENGMPVAGGVYDPTRNELFFAERGKGATLNGNSISVSASVPLERALLATGFPYDIKTSSENNLDLFFAFALRAQAVRRAGSAALDLCYLACGRFDGFWELKLHPWDTAAGWLLIEEAGGFVSDFAGAPFEIFKRECAAANSGVLLGEILEVISRTRERQGE; from the coding sequence ATGGCCACGGTTGCGGAAATCCTTCACGAGGCGCTCGATGCGGGCGGCCGCGTATTGCGCAGGTACGGCAACGGCGGCGCGGCAAAGGACGTGCGCCACAAGGACGAAATCAACCTGGTCACCGCGGCCGACCTCGAAAGCGAGAGGGAGATAGTTGCGATAATCCGGCGCGCATTCCCGGATCATGCGATCCTGACCGAGGAATCCGGCGAAGTGACCGGAGATACGGCCGGCGAGGGGCCGGTATGGGTGATAGACCCGCTGGACGGGACGACCAACTTCGCGCATGGATTCCCCATTTACTGCGTGTCCATCGGATATCTGGAAAACGGGATGCCCGTTGCGGGCGGAGTTTACGATCCGACGCGCAACGAGCTGTTTTTCGCGGAGCGCGGCAAAGGAGCAACCTTAAACGGAAATTCCATTTCGGTCAGCGCGTCCGTGCCGCTGGAACGCGCGCTGCTCGCGACCGGATTTCCGTACGACATCAAAACCAGCAGCGAGAACAACCTCGATTTGTTTTTCGCTTTCGCTTTGCGCGCGCAGGCGGTGCGGCGGGCGGGGAGCGCGGCGCTGGACTTGTGCTATCTCGCGTGCGGGCGGTTCGACGGTTTCTGGGAGCTGAAACTGCATCCGTGGGACACCGCGGCGGGCTGGCTATTGATCGAAGAGGCGGGCGGCTTCGTTTCGGATTTCGCGGGCGCGCCGTTTGAAATATTCAAACGCGAATGCGCCGCCGCGAATTCCGGCGTCCTGCTTGGGGAAATACTGGAAGTAATTTCAAGAACCAGGGAAAGGCAGGGCGAATGA